The window GTTTCTTTATATTTTATCGACAGGTTTGATTATTTTGATAATAGCTTTTTGCAAAATTGAAACAGCATTTGCAACAGCAAGTTTTAGCCTGAATTTGGGTGATATGAACAATCCCAAGGATGTATCGTCAGCCATACAGCTTATAATATTTTTCACTCTCCTTACTTTAGCACCGTCAATTCTTATTATGATGACATCCTTTACAAGAATATTGATTGTGCTGGGGTTTGTGAGAAATGCCTTAGGTACACAACAAATGCCACCAAACCAGATTTTAATTGGTCTTGCACTGTTTTTGACATTCTTTATAATGGCACCTGTGGGCCAGAAGATTTATACACAGAGTTATCAGCCGTACATAAAAGGTGAGATTACATCCCAAGAAGCACTTAAAAGAGCTGAAGTACCACTTAGAGAGTTTATGCTTAAAAATACTCGCAAAAAAGATTTAGACCTTTTTGTGAAACTAAGCAATGTAAATCCAAACACAGATGTTAGGAAATTGCCTTTAAGAGTTGTAATTCCAGCCTTTATTATAAGCGAGCTTAAAAGTGCGTTTGAGATGGGATTTATAATTTATGTGCCGTTTTTGATAATTGATATGGTTGTTGCAAGTATATTGATGTCTATGGGAATGCTTATGATTCCACCTGTTATGATTTCTCTACCATTTAAGATTTTGCTTTTTATACTTGTTGATGGTTGGGGGCTTGTTGTTGAATCTCTTGTTAGAAGTTTCAAATAAAAAAAAGGTGTGGGAAACTTAAAATGGACACATCGGTTGTTTTAGAGATTGCAAGGCAGGCTATTTTAACAGCATTCTATATCGCAGGGCCAATTTTGATTGTATCTATGATTGTTGGAATAGTTATCTCAATTTTGCAAGCAACAACACAGATTAATGAACAAACTCTTACGTTTGTGCCAAAACTTATTGCAATTGCACTTTCTCTTTTGATATTTGGACAGTGGATGATCACAAAGGCTGTAGAGTTTACAAGGTATCTTTTAACAAATATAAATCAATTTGTAAAGTAAAGGAATAAAAAATGGAAGAGGTTTTTGGCTATCTTTTGAATAGTTCATATGTATTTTTTCTCATATTGGCGCGCATGAGTGGAATTTTTATTGCATCGCCCATATTTGGAAGGAGAAACATCCCTGCATATTTCAAAATAGGTTTTGCATTTTTCTTAAGCATTATTGTTATGCTATCCTATAATTTTAGCTATACCATTCCTCAAAATCTCATAGAATTTGTCTTAGAGGTTGCTAAGGAATTTGTTGTTGGACTTGTAATAGGGTTCATATCATATATGATATTTTCTGCTATTCTTCTTGCAGGGCAAATTATTGACAATGCAATTGGTTTTGGAATGGCAAACGTGATTGATCCCTTAAGTGAGATTCAAGTGCCATTGTTGGGGAACTTTTTATATTTATACATGCTTGTTGTATTCTTTGCAACAGATAATCACCACATTTTGATAAGGGCAGTTGTATATAGTTATAAAATAGTACCATTGGGTTATTCCAGCATTTTACCTCAAATTTCGCAAAAGTTCATAACATTTTTTATAGAGCTCTTTGTAATTGGAATAGAGATTAGCTTACCTATCTTGATGAGTATGCTTGTAGTTGACATAATACTTGGAATATTGTCAAGAGCAGTGCCACAAATGAATGTGTTTATGGTAGGGTTGCCAATCAAGATTGCAATCGGATTTTTGGTGCTTGTGATAGTTCTTCCTATTATGAACAAGATGATTTTTGTCTTGCTTGACAAGCTCAGCATCTATACATATGAAGCCTTGAGAGGGGGCTTTAAGTGAGATTAGTTTTTGATATTCAACTGTTTGCGGACACTGCTACCAAGACAGAAAAAGCGACCCCTCGTAAAAGACAAGAGGCAAGAAAACGCGGAATGGTAGCAAAAAGCAGAGAGGTTACCTCTGCTTTTGTTTTACTTATAAGCGTTCTTATTTTGAAATTTGGTTATTCTCTTTTTGTCTATCCGCTAAGAGACTATAGCAAGTACTTTTTTAGCAATTTGAATTATAATATCCAAGATGTAGCTGATGCAAGTAAACTTTTTGCAAGCATAATAACCATTACATTGAAGCTGGTTCTTCCTTTCTGTCTTGCTGTGATGAGTATAGGGATTTTAGTTGAATGGATGCAGAGTGGTTTTTTAGTTACAAGTGAGTCATTAAAAATAAGCTTTCAAAAGATAAATCCTATTGAAGGATTTAAAAGGATATTCTCTGTTAACTCTATAGTTGAACTTATAAAGTCAATTCTAAAAATACTAATAATTGGATATACAGGTTATCTATACACAAAGACGTTTGCAAACAAACTACTTGAAATGTATGATATGAGTTTGATTTCGGTAATCAAGTTCTCCTTTGACTCAGCAATAAACCTCATTTTATGGATGTCAGTAATGTTCTTTGGGTTGGCAGCAATAGATTATGTTTTCCAAAAATTTCAATATGAAAAGAATCTCATGATGACCAAGGAAGAGCTCAAGGAAGAGTTTAAGCAGACAGAGGGAAATCCACAGATAAAGTCAAGGATAAGAGAAAGGCAGAGAAAAATTTCTCTTCAGAGGATGTTTCAACAGCTTCCGAAAGCAGATGTTGTGATAACAAACCCTACACACTATGCTGTTGCCCTTTTGTATGAACCAGAAAAGTTTGATGCGCCAAGGGTGATTGCAAAAGGGAAAGATTACATAGCTCAAAAGATTAAACAGGAAGCAAAAAAGTATGGAATTGAGATTGTGGAGAACGAGGACTTAGCCAGAAGCCTTTACAATATGTGCGAGGTTGGTGATTTTATTCCGCCTGAGCTTTATCAGGCAGTGGCAGAAGTTTTGGCATATGTTTACAGTCTGAAGAACAACTATCAGAAGGTGAATATAAGATGAATTTTGGAGGTGCTACAATTTCTATATTTGCAATAGTGATAATCTTGGCTATGATACTTCCTATTCCGCCAAGCTTGCTTGACATTTTGATAGCTGTAAACCTTGCACTTGCACTTGTTATTTTTCTAAACAGTATAAATATAAAAGAAGCTTTGGACTTTTCTGTATTTCCATCGCTTCTTTTGTTTACGACACTGTTCAGGCTCTCTCTAAATATTTCAACAACACGGCAGATATTGACCGGACAAGGAGAGAGTGTAAGAATTGTATATACATTTGGGAACTTTGTCATTGGTGGTAACATTGTAGTTGGTGTTATAATATTTTTCATAATTATCATCATCCAGTTCATTGTAATAACAAGAGGTGCAGAAAGAGTTTCAGAGGTTGCAGCAAGGTTTACACTTGATGCTATGCCAGGAAAGCAAATGGCAGTCGATGCTGATTTGAATGCTGGGATTATAACCGAAGAAGAGGCGAAAATTCGAAGAAATAAAATACAAAAAGAGGCTGACTTTTACGGTGCAATGGATGGTGCGAGCAAGTTTGTCAAGGGTGATGCAATTGCTGCTATTTTAATTACATTTATAAATGCACTCGGTGGACTTATAATTGGTGTTGCGATGAGAGGAGAAGATGTCACAGAGGCTATACAGAAGTATCTTTTGCTTTCTGTTGGTGATGGGATTGCTGCACAAATTCCAGCTCTTTTGATATCAACTGCAACAGGTATTGTGGTAACGAAAGCAGCCGATGAGAGCAAGCTTTCTGATAACTTAATCCGGCAGCTTTTTGAGTATCATCCAAAAGTGCTCTATACTGTAGGGGGAATTTTAGCGATATTAGCGCTAATTCCTACTATGCCAAAATTATCTTTGTTTATTTTATCTGGTACCATGATATCAATGGGATTAAGAATGAATTCAAGCTTGAAAAAGCTTGAAACAATGGAGGTTGAAAAAACAGAGGAAAAGGAAATTGAAGAGCTAAGAAAACCTGAAAATGTAATGAATCTTTTATATGTTGACCCTATTGAGGTTGAATTTGGATACGGTATAATTCCTCTTGCAGACAAAGACCAAGGTGGAGACCTTCTTGAGCGTGTTGTCATGATAAGAAGACAGCTTGCACTTGAGCTTGGGATAATTGTCCCAACCATTAGACTTCGAGACAATATTTCTCTAAAACCATATGAATACAAAATAAATATAAAAGGTGTAGAAGTTGCAAGGGCAGAGCTTATGAGCGACAGTCTTCTTGCTATAAATCCGGGGTTTGTGACAGAGGAAATACAGGGCATTCCTACAAAAGAGCCTGCCTTTGGCTTAGATGCCATTTGGATACCTTCTTCAATGAAAGAAAAAGCTGAGATGGCAGGTTATACAGTTGTCGACCTTCCCTCTGTTATAGCAACCCATCTTACCGAGATAATAAGGCGCCATGCGCATGAGCTTTTGACAAGGCAGGATGTGCAAAAGTTAATTGACAATGTGAAAGAAACAAACCCTGTCCTGGTAGATGAGCTTATTCCAAAGTTGATGACTGTAGGTGAGATACAGAAAGTTTTAGCAAATCTTTTGAAAGAGCGAATTAGCATAAGAGACATGGTGACAATCTTAGAGACACTTGCTGACTGGGCTCCAACCACAAAGGATGTAGACATCCTGACTGAGTATGTCAGACAAGCAATGGCAAGGTATATTACAAAGAAATATGTCTCGGGCAATACATTGGAAGCTGTAACACTTTCACCTGAGGTAGAAGAGACCATTATGAATTCGATTCAAAAAACTGAACAAGGCAGTTTCATAAATCTTCCTCCAGATTACGTCCAAAAACTCATTAACAATCTTAGCAATATTCTCGAAAAGCTTTTAAGTACATCTTCACAGCCTATTGTAATCTGTTCACCAATTGTTAGAATTTATTTTAGGAGACTTATTGAAAATATCTTTCCAGATGTTGTTGTTCTCTCGTATAATGAGATTTTACCAAATGTTCAGATAAAAACTATTGGGATGGTGGAAGTCTGAAAATGAAGATAAAAAGGTATTTGGCGCATGATATGCAGGAAGCTCTGATTAGAATAAAAGCAGATTTAGGCAAGGATGCGGTGATTCTTTTTACAAAGAAGGTGAGACAAAAGGGATTATTTGGTTTTTTTAAAAAACCGCTTATAGAAGTGACTGCAGCCTGCGAGGATGAAAAGTTTATAAAAAAAGAGGAAGAAAACAAAAAAACAGAAAATTTAGCACTTAGTTTTCAGATCAGTCAAATAAAAGAGCTTGAAAAGAAGATAGAGTCTTTAGAAAAGACTATAAAGGAGGCTATAAAAGAAACAACTGTACTACCTGAGACAAAAGAATCTTCTAAAAAGAATTTTTTGGATGTGATGCGAGAGAATTTGAAAAGAAATGGTGTAGAAGATGAAATCTTAGACGAGCTTTTGTCGAAAGTCAGCAGGGACGATTCTATAAATAATATAGTAAACAATATGTACAAAGAAATAAAAAACATGTTAGGAATGCCTTGGAGTTTAAACCTTGCTTCAAAACAACCTCAGGTTGTGTTTTTTGTAGGACCGACCGGTGTTGGAAAAACAACAACAATTGCCAAAATTGCAGCAAAGCTCATGTTTGAAGAGGGCAAAAAGGTAGGATTTATCACAGCTGACACGTATAGAATAGCTGCTGTTGAGCAGCTAAAGACTTACGCTGAGATTATGAACATAAAAACAAAGGTGTGGTACGAGGTAGACGAATATGACCAGATCATAAAGAGTTTTGACGACTCTGATATTATACTTGTTGACACAGCAGGAAGAAGTCATAAAAATCAAGAGCATATGGATGAGCTAAAAGCTTTTGTAAAAAAAGCCAGCCCTGACGAGGTATTTTTGCTTTTGAGTGCTACAACTCAGCCGACCATTTTTAAAGAGATTGTAAACTCATATTCGTTTATAGAAGATTATAAAGTCATAATAACAAAGGTTGATGAGGTATCAAATTATGGAAATATACTAAATATCAGACATTACACAAAAAAACCTATTGCCTATGTTACAACAGGACAGAATGTTCCAGATGATATACAGCAATTCAACCCAGAGCATTTTGCAAAACTCATAATAGGGAGTAAGGTTTTATGAGAGACCAGGCACAAGGCTTGAGGAATCTTGTCAAGAAAGCAAATACTTTTGAAAAGCAGATCCAAGATTTAAATAATAGCTCAAGAGTGGTTACAATTACAAGTGGGAAGGGTGGAGTTGGCAAGACTAATCTGACTGTAAATTTAGCTATTGCTTTGAAAAAACTAGGTATTAATGTATTGATAATAGATGCAGATTTAGGGCTTTCAAATGTTGAAGTACTTCTTGGAACATCGCCAAAATATACTGTTAAAGATGTGTTAGAAGGAAAAAGAGAGATAATGTCAATAGTTGAAGAAGGACCAAATGGAATTAAATTTATCTCTGGTGGTTCAGGAATTGTTGATCTTGCTAATTTGGACGAGGAAAGGCTTTTGAGGCTAATTGAGTGTGCAGAAACCATCAATAAGTACTTTGATATTGTACTGGTTGATACTGGTGCTGGCATTTCTAAAAATGTAATGGAATTTGTGATGATGTCTGATGAGGTAATTGTAATCACAACGCCTGAGCCAACTTCAATAACTGATGCATATGCCATAATAAAAGCTATAATTGTGAGAGATTTTGACCACAAAATATATATTTTGGTAAATAGAGTACAAAATTCTAAAGAAGCTGAAGAGATTTTTTACAGGTTAAGTGGGGTTATAAAAAGATTTTTGCAAAGGGAAGTACAATATATAGGATATATAGAGGAAAATGTCATTGTATCAAAATCTGTTATCAAGCAGGTACCATTTATGATATCGTATGAAAAGAGTAGTGTCTCAAAGCAGGTCGAAAGCATTGCAAAAAAGCTTGTCTATGACACAGATACCTTAGAGAAAGATTCTCAAAGGGGTTTTGCAAGATTCATAGAAAACATCATCAAAAAGTTTAAGGAGCAATAATAAAAAGAGGGGGCTTTTTATGCAAAGAATTTTTAAAGAGGGAGATAAGATTCAAATTGTCAAAATAGACAGGCGTACCTGGGAAGAAAAGGATGTGCAGTATGTCTCCAAAATTGCCGATATAAAAGATGAATATTTTTATATATTCACACCTATAAGAGAAGGCATATACGCGACATTTTACATTGACGAAATTGTAAGGATATACAAGGTAATGCCAGATGGTGTATGGATGTTTGATGGCGTAATTGAAGATAGATTCAGAGAGCCAGAATACATGATAAAAGTCAGACAAATATCTGACATTTGGAAGATTCAAAGACGAATGTTTTTCAGACTGCCTATAAACTTAGATATATTTGTAAAATTGTTAGATTCTCAAGAAGGTGAAGTAAATGGAGGTCTCCAAAACGGCTTTTCAGAGGGAAAAATAGTAAAGGCACTGACAAAGGATATCAGTGGTGGAGGGGTTTGTTTTTTAACTCAAGAAGAATTTAATATACATGACATTATATTGACAAAAATTCCTATTGAGAATGAAGAGCTTGTATTAAAAGCTCAAATCTTAAGGAAAGAGAGAATAGAACATCACATTTATAGATTCATGTATGGCTCCAAATTTATAGAGGCAAAACAAAATGAGATAGACAAGATTGTAAGATTTATATTCAAAGAGCAACAAAGG is drawn from Caldicellulosiruptor naganoensis and contains these coding sequences:
- the fliP gene encoding flagellar type III secretion system pore protein FliP (The bacterial flagellar biogenesis protein FliP forms a type III secretion system (T3SS)-type pore required for flagellar assembly.); the encoded protein is MKKRFLYILSTGLIILIIAFCKIETAFATASFSLNLGDMNNPKDVSSAIQLIIFFTLLTLAPSILIMMTSFTRILIVLGFVRNALGTQQMPPNQILIGLALFLTFFIMAPVGQKIYTQSYQPYIKGEITSQEALKRAEVPLREFMLKNTRKKDLDLFVKLSNVNPNTDVRKLPLRVVIPAFIISELKSAFEMGFIIYVPFLIIDMVVASILMSMGMLMIPPVMISLPFKILLFILVDGWGLVVESLVRSFK
- the fliQ gene encoding flagellar biosynthesis protein FliQ; this encodes MDTSVVLEIARQAILTAFYIAGPILIVSMIVGIVISILQATTQINEQTLTFVPKLIAIALSLLIFGQWMITKAVEFTRYLLTNINQFVK
- the fliR gene encoding flagellar biosynthetic protein FliR: MEEVFGYLLNSSYVFFLILARMSGIFIASPIFGRRNIPAYFKIGFAFFLSIIVMLSYNFSYTIPQNLIEFVLEVAKEFVVGLVIGFISYMIFSAILLAGQIIDNAIGFGMANVIDPLSEIQVPLLGNFLYLYMLVVFFATDNHHILIRAVVYSYKIVPLGYSSILPQISQKFITFFIELFVIGIEISLPILMSMLVVDIILGILSRAVPQMNVFMVGLPIKIAIGFLVLVIVLPIMNKMIFVLLDKLSIYTYEALRGGFK
- the flhB gene encoding flagellar biosynthesis protein FlhB; amino-acid sequence: MRLVFDIQLFADTATKTEKATPRKRQEARKRGMVAKSREVTSAFVLLISVLILKFGYSLFVYPLRDYSKYFFSNLNYNIQDVADASKLFASIITITLKLVLPFCLAVMSIGILVEWMQSGFLVTSESLKISFQKINPIEGFKRIFSVNSIVELIKSILKILIIGYTGYLYTKTFANKLLEMYDMSLISVIKFSFDSAINLILWMSVMFFGLAAIDYVFQKFQYEKNLMMTKEELKEEFKQTEGNPQIKSRIRERQRKISLQRMFQQLPKADVVITNPTHYAVALLYEPEKFDAPRVIAKGKDYIAQKIKQEAKKYGIEIVENEDLARSLYNMCEVGDFIPPELYQAVAEVLAYVYSLKNNYQKVNIR
- the flhA gene encoding flagellar biosynthesis protein FlhA is translated as MNFGGATISIFAIVIILAMILPIPPSLLDILIAVNLALALVIFLNSINIKEALDFSVFPSLLLFTTLFRLSLNISTTRQILTGQGESVRIVYTFGNFVIGGNIVVGVIIFFIIIIIQFIVITRGAERVSEVAARFTLDAMPGKQMAVDADLNAGIITEEEAKIRRNKIQKEADFYGAMDGASKFVKGDAIAAILITFINALGGLIIGVAMRGEDVTEAIQKYLLLSVGDGIAAQIPALLISTATGIVVTKAADESKLSDNLIRQLFEYHPKVLYTVGGILAILALIPTMPKLSLFILSGTMISMGLRMNSSLKKLETMEVEKTEEKEIEELRKPENVMNLLYVDPIEVEFGYGIIPLADKDQGGDLLERVVMIRRQLALELGIIVPTIRLRDNISLKPYEYKINIKGVEVARAELMSDSLLAINPGFVTEEIQGIPTKEPAFGLDAIWIPSSMKEKAEMAGYTVVDLPSVIATHLTEIIRRHAHELLTRQDVQKLIDNVKETNPVLVDELIPKLMTVGEIQKVLANLLKERISIRDMVTILETLADWAPTTKDVDILTEYVRQAMARYITKKYVSGNTLEAVTLSPEVEETIMNSIQKTEQGSFINLPPDYVQKLINNLSNILEKLLSTSSQPIVICSPIVRIYFRRLIENIFPDVVVLSYNEILPNVQIKTIGMVEV
- the flhF gene encoding flagellar biosynthesis protein FlhF translates to MKIKRYLAHDMQEALIRIKADLGKDAVILFTKKVRQKGLFGFFKKPLIEVTAACEDEKFIKKEEENKKTENLALSFQISQIKELEKKIESLEKTIKEAIKETTVLPETKESSKKNFLDVMRENLKRNGVEDEILDELLSKVSRDDSINNIVNNMYKEIKNMLGMPWSLNLASKQPQVVFFVGPTGVGKTTTIAKIAAKLMFEEGKKVGFITADTYRIAAVEQLKTYAEIMNIKTKVWYEVDEYDQIIKSFDDSDIILVDTAGRSHKNQEHMDELKAFVKKASPDEVFLLLSATTQPTIFKEIVNSYSFIEDYKVIITKVDEVSNYGNILNIRHYTKKPIAYVTTGQNVPDDIQQFNPEHFAKLIIGSKVL
- a CDS encoding MinD/ParA family protein, whose amino-acid sequence is MRDQAQGLRNLVKKANTFEKQIQDLNNSSRVVTITSGKGGVGKTNLTVNLAIALKKLGINVLIIDADLGLSNVEVLLGTSPKYTVKDVLEGKREIMSIVEEGPNGIKFISGGSGIVDLANLDEERLLRLIECAETINKYFDIVLVDTGAGISKNVMEFVMMSDEVIVITTPEPTSITDAYAIIKAIIVRDFDHKIYILVNRVQNSKEAEEIFYRLSGVIKRFLQREVQYIGYIEENVIVSKSVIKQVPFMISYEKSSVSKQVESIAKKLVYDTDTLEKDSQRGFARFIENIIKKFKEQ
- a CDS encoding flagellar brake protein, with product MQRIFKEGDKIQIVKIDRRTWEEKDVQYVSKIADIKDEYFYIFTPIREGIYATFYIDEIVRIYKVMPDGVWMFDGVIEDRFREPEYMIKVRQISDIWKIQRRMFFRLPINLDIFVKLLDSQEGEVNGGLQNGFSEGKIVKALTKDISGGGVCFLTQEEFNIHDIILTKIPIENEELVLKAQILRKERIEHHIYRFMYGSKFIEAKQNEIDKIVRFIFKEQQRMRRKGLL